Genomic window (Lycium barbarum isolate Lr01 chromosome 2, ASM1917538v2, whole genome shotgun sequence):
gacgctactggcaCGTGGCTCGTGtgtaacggccacacggaccaacggctactcggaccaacagccgtacggaccaacggctatacgCACCAACAGCTGTACGGACCAACAGCtgtacggaccaacggctatacggaccaacggccacgaatgctcgggtcaccgggcttggtcgttccaatgacgaagaaggcagatcagtcggtcccctcgctccaccggtttgcctcgcatccggtttttaccgtatacaaccaTATCTTTATGTCAAGATGCAATACTTCTTTCCTTATAAAAGGTTTTCACCTCAAAAAGCTTGAAATAGTCATTTACAGTAGTTTGAAAATCAGATAAGCACTTAACAAAAGAGAATCAAGCTATGCATGGATTAATTGATTCATCCCACTCATACATGAATTTCATATATTAAAATCCAGTTTTGCAATTCATAATTTAGACTAGATTATTTTCAGGCCACGTAAATCTTAGAATATAATATCACGTAAACTTCACATATTTATCTGTAACTATACACGAGATAGAGATATAAATATGATATCACAGTTAGGGTGGCTTTAAAGCAAACGTACCATCGATCTTTTCATAATATTTATCATagatgacagagtctcgtgctgataacgtgttataaaataatattaaaagtacaCGACACAAGAGATATAGCCAAAGAAGTTGGGAGAGAGAGATATTTTTATTCCTTTCTTCAATTCTATAAATGGACctcctcctatttataggaggaaaATGGTGGCCAAAAACATGATAATAGCTTGAAGGCCATGTAATTACTTGGTGGCCAAGTAATTTCCCTGGTGACCAAGTATTCATGATTTTCAAATATATTAAATAGATATCCATCACTAATATTTACAACAATTTGCACGTTTCTCATATATTTTACGTTTTGTCCGTTTATAATTCATTTATTAGCAAACCACAAAAGACCTAATAGAACTATTGCGCCGAACATAGTAAAAGCATCATGAACGTTTCTTGAGAGACATGCACCAAAGGGCTTGTATTATTTCATCAAACTACGAAGCATAGAAAAAGCAACATTTTTCTTGACCTTTGAGTAGAAGAGTCCTAGGATAATGATAACAATTTACCTAACACCGAATGTTTACACCAAGCCATATAAACTTATTATAGTTAATTGAATCCTTCAGAAGTGAACTGATTGCCCCTGAGCTTCGGCCTCTAAGGGCAGCAACGTGGTTCATGCAATACATTGGTCCGCCAAGTCTTCCAACATTTGGGTATGGCCAGAACCAGAAAATTCTTAGTGGGTAGCCAAAATGAGTAAAAAACTACCGAAAGCCAGAAACAGAACTCCAAAATCAAAATTAGGAGACAGAATGGACTGGATAGTATCACCGGTGAGAAAGATGTCTACATGGAGATGAAATTGGGGACACGAAAGAGAGAGAGAATAGATAACTTCATTAAGAGCGCAAACAGAAGAAGTCAAAGAACAAAAGGAACTCAAGATACCAGGCGTTATGAAGGCACTTTCCACTTCTGAATTTAAAAACTAATTAGAATCACAAGAGGGGTCAGCAATTGAAGGGATAAAGTGCAGGTAGAAGAAGTTTTCTCATAAAGATTGTTGGCATTCATTCTTTTCaaattcacacacacacacagacgaATACAAGGTCAATCTCATTTACAAATGGAGTCGAACTCAGCTACAGTCGGAAGAACTCATAGTAGCAGCACCGGTAATGACAAACCAATCTTATGAAGCAAGATATTGAAATGAGAAATACCACCAAAATGATGATACAACATCAAATTTCCAGTACCTGACATTCATCAGGAACTACttatatatatcatcatctcGGAAACAACCAAAATGAAAGAACTTCCAGGTTGCAGTTGCAACAGATAAAGAACTCTTTCCATCAAGAACTTGAGAGTGACAAAGTAGGAGCAATCCTATCCCCCATGTAGCCAACTGTACATAGGACTTATTGCTCAGTGGTAGAATCCTTAAAATTGCTAAAAACAAGCCAGTGAAATAAAGTAGCATTTATCATAAAAAATTGTTTACATTACAATTGCATTTTAGACAACCTCCTAACCCCAACCCTCCTTTCCGCCACTTATTATTACTGTTTAAGTGATTTCACGAAAGTATATTTGGAGAGACTTCCTTTCTCAAGTAAAAGACACTATCTTCTAAGAGAGACTAGCGATCTAGAAGCAGATtaagtttttaaagaaaatattatTTGAAGAAATTGATGTGAGGAGGATAGAACTACATCCAACTAAAGTATTACCCGAGAGGCTTGTTATTAACAATGTTCTATTTTGGCATCCTTAGTCGTACAAGGAAAGCAATATGTTCATGTCTATATTGCATCATAGAAAGATGCATACCAGAAGTCAAGCTTAAATAGAACTTTTGTACACAAGCTGATCCAAGAAGGAAGTTAACTCAAAGCTAATTCAATCTCCTAACATCCAAACATAAATGGCAGCGCAAAAGTAGAAGCCCTTGAGTAACACAATCTATGATCAGCTAACCAATGAAACAGCAAAAATCGACAACACAAAATCCTATAATTTTCACATCCAGAAATTTCCTTAAAGCAAACATTCAAAAGCTAAATAAGCAGCAAATCACACAAAACAAGCTTCAATCTAGAAAATATGCTACTTATAACAGAAGTACAAAACCATAAAACAATCCCATAAAGGAATTTTACTCTAAATTAGTTTACTCTTTCTAGATATGAATCCCCGAAGCTCTCATAGCTTCGCGCACCAGTTCCTTCTGCTCATAAATCAACTTCGTTCTCCTCGAGGACAAATCAAACTCAATTACATTCAAAGCTGTAAACTTTTTCTTCATCTCATTCCTCTTCTCAACACTAAGCACCCCACAATTCTCAACAAGCCACATCTCCATCTCAGCAACATTTTTCGTAACCGAAATCAAACTCAAATTATGTTTAACCTCCACATTCTTTTCCACCTCCTCACTCTTTTTCTCTTCCTTCACTTCAACAAGAACCCCATTATCTTTACTTGCAGTTACATTATTCTCCACTTTATCATTTTTCTCTTTACCCCAAATCTTTTTCGACAATTCATAACCTTTTTGCTCATGGGGTTTCGAAAAAATCCTCTCTTTACCTTTCTTTTCTTTCCCagcattattttcatatttctttTTCAACCTCCTAATCTTATCTTGCAACTGAGCCTTAGTCACATCAACATGTAAATTCTTTTTAATAAATTCATGAAACGCGCTTAAATCAGCAACTGGATCAGCTTTTTTCTTCGACCTGTAATCAATCATACCCTTCAAAATAGCAATTTCATCGTCTTCACTCCATAATCTCTGAAACAACTGCCTTTTTACATCCTCATTGGGTGCTTGTGTTTGTGTTTTCTTCACTGGATTATCAATCTCTTTTTCTTGTTGTTTCTTCTTAGATCTCTTAGATTCTTTTTCCTTTGCTTCAACATCATCATCAGCAGCAGGCCTTTTAGTACCCTTCTTCATTGGAGAAGCATTTGGTTTGGATCTGACAGCTTTTTTTGTTTCATCAATGGGTTTTACAACCGGGTTTGGTTTCTGGGTTAACGGATCCGGGTCGGATTCGGAGTCGGATTCTTCTTCTGTAGAAGAAGAGGAATCCTGTTGAGATTGTGGTTGTGGTTTCTTTGGTGCGGCAACTGGTGGTTTTTTCGGTTCGGGTTCGGATTCGGATTCGGATTCTGAACCGGAATCTGCGTTACCGGGTGAAGACACTTCCATCTCCTCAGAGCTTGATTCTTCTTCGGTATGATTTTTAGCCATTTTTGTTACTGTTGTGAAGGGTTTATGCGTTAGGGTAAAAGAATAGAGCTGcctccctttctttatttttcttttaaaggGATGTTACGAAACCAAATATAACTATGATGGGAAAAGAAAATCAATAAATGAGAGTGCTATTGGGAAGTAACAACTTGTATTTTCAAGATTTGGTCAAATTAAATTGAAATTCAAGAATACTACTCCCTCCATCAAAACTTTTATGGAATAGTTTATCGTTATAtatagtaataaagttgaaattttaagagatttttttttttttgttaagttCCAAAGTAGCGGATGTTGTCAAAGGGAGTGGCGATGTCATACGCAAAAAGGAAGAGACTCATAGAATGACAGAAACAAATAGAATTTTTGCACATTTTCGTTAATCCATTAACATGATCTATACATTTCGATTggaaaagaatcaagaaaaaaaaaaaatcggaattGATCAATTAAAGATTGTTTCCCTCATATTTAATCTATCCGAATAAGCCCTCTCAAGCGGATAAAGAGAGCTGCTTTAGTGCACACTCCTACGAGAAAGTTACTTTTTCTGACTCATGGAAGCCCTTCCTGATTTAGATCACAGTATACCAACGACTTTGTCCTTAAATTCATCTGTGAAAGAGATCAAGGAAGAGTAAGATAGATTTAGTGTCGGCAAGCAGATCTTTCAGAATCACAGCTTCTCGCTCAGCTAATAGCAAACAATGATGCAAATTAACTCCTTATATAAAATGTAGATCGACATTATCGGTGGATATGAACCTCTTAAATGGGGAATCAATGACCTCGAGATCTTAACATAAATGGTTTACAGCCTGTTTGGAGGGATGCATAGGAATTAAATTTGAATATAATTAAATATAATTACACGATTTGACTTGTTTGCTTTGCTAGAAAATTACATGATTGGTATGAAATTTAGTGTAATTGGGAGAGGTAATTATCCTTTCGAATTCTCAAAAGGGGATGAGAAATGGGTGCAATTACATGGTGTAAACCGTGTtacattttaatttcttttctcttcttattttaatttcttcttcttttttttactttttaaaatatatttttcatcgttttctttcttctcattttcAAACCGTCACTTCTTGTGATTTCATCTAATAGCTcttatttttttcttcattttgctCGATTGCGTTATTATTCTAGTTTTTTAAACTACACCTCCTAATCTTTAagaaatgagtcattaacaaatttGACATATAATGAGCGATGTccttaaagtagaatttcgttatTGAAAATATGGACTTATGTTTTcattttcttttgaattatatttacttaagttatgttttaacttattttatgttatgttggaatttgacaagagtcttatcttttaaaaaatgaatattgaatttatgttatattttttattctaatttatttgctttagtagTATGACTTGTTATTTTACATTGCATGTTGTTCATTTTTCAATTAGAATTTATAAActatttttttgtcaaatatttgaataatgttatgacattatatttataaagaTTAATCGTTTTTTTCAAATATGCAGTCCATGTTAGTCTTACAAAATGTATGC
Coding sequences:
- the LOC132627560 gene encoding probable transcription factor At1g11510, translating into MAKNHTEEESSSEEMEVSSPGNADSGSESESESEPEPKKPPVAAPKKPQPQSQQDSSSSTEEESDSESDPDPLTQKPNPVVKPIDETKKAVRSKPNASPMKKGTKRPAADDDVEAKEKESKRSKKKQQEKEIDNPVKKTQTQAPNEDVKRQLFQRLWSEDDEIAILKGMIDYRSKKKADPVADLSAFHEFIKKNLHVDVTKAQLQDKIRRLKKKYENNAGKEKKGKERIFSKPHEQKGYELSKKIWGKEKNDKVENNVTASKDNGVLVEVKEEKKSEEVEKNVEVKHNLSLISVTKNVAEMEMWLVENCGVLSVEKRNEMKKKFTALNVIEFDLSSRRTKLIYEQKELVREAMRASGIHI